From the genome of Geobacter sp. SVR, one region includes:
- the rplQ gene encoding 50S ribosomal protein L17 codes for MRHNKAGRRLGRKTSHREAMFRNMVTSLLSHEKITTTDAKAKEIRSVAEKMITLGKRGDLHAMRLAASYIREKSVVTKLFSTIAPRYKERSGGYTRIIKLGIRQGDTAPVSMIELVEEEFTPKAPKQKPLKTVTKTAAPAAVEEVVPAVLPEDAAPACEASAD; via the coding sequence ATGCGTCACAATAAGGCTGGCAGACGTCTTGGCAGAAAAACAAGCCATCGCGAAGCGATGTTCAGAAACATGGTGACTTCGCTCCTGAGCCATGAAAAAATTACCACTACCGATGCCAAGGCAAAAGAAATTCGGTCCGTGGCCGAAAAGATGATAACCCTCGGCAAGCGCGGTGACCTGCACGCCATGCGTCTGGCAGCTTCTTACATCCGCGAGAAGTCGGTGGTGACCAAGCTGTTCAGCACCATTGCTCCCCGCTACAAAGAGCGTTCCGGCGGATATACCCGCATCATCAAGCTCGGCATACGCCAGGGTGACACTGCACCGGTTTCCATGATTGAGCTCGTCGAAGAGGAATTTACTCCGAAAGCACCCAAGCAGAAGCCTCTCAAGACCGTGACCAAGACCGCTGCTCCTGCTGCTGTCGAAGAAGTCGTTCCTGCAGTGCTTCCCGAGGATGCTGCTCCTGCGTGTGAGGCAAGTGCAGACTGA
- a CDS encoding YaaR family protein, with the protein MRIKEKVFSDIGSTAKTAPALKNGASSIFASELSKQEVEASSYTQEVEELRRDIEQAGDQLEKEPNLNNFQKFRNLLSRLAKRISAEAYRLEKVGGTPQNPRYYEVITVIDKEADKLYNLIVNEHRDRMAITAKVIGIKGLVVDLIT; encoded by the coding sequence ATGCGCATCAAAGAGAAGGTATTCAGCGACATCGGATCAACAGCAAAAACTGCACCCGCCCTCAAAAACGGAGCTTCATCGATTTTTGCATCGGAACTGAGCAAACAGGAAGTGGAAGCGAGTTCTTACACCCAGGAGGTCGAGGAATTACGGCGCGATATCGAGCAGGCCGGAGACCAATTGGAGAAAGAGCCGAACCTGAACAATTTTCAGAAGTTTCGCAATCTATTAAGTCGTCTGGCAAAGCGGATCAGCGCCGAAGCATATCGGCTTGAGAAGGTGGGGGGAACGCCGCAGAATCCGCGCTACTACGAAGTCATAACCGTCATAGATAAGGAAGCCGACAAGCTGTATAATCTGATCGTCAACGAACACCGGGATCGAATGGCAATTACGGCAAAGGTCATAGGCATCAAGGGACTGGTGGTTGATCTCATCACCTGA
- a CDS encoding phasin family protein, with product MPDLLEKIVMTVIGTAAITQKKADELIAEIRDRYKLSEEEGKIFVERLQTLAQESRNKVRDMSESEIRKTIDRLGLVSREEFDRLAARVQLLENKFEGPCSPS from the coding sequence ATGCCGGATTTACTCGAAAAGATTGTGATGACTGTCATTGGAACGGCCGCTATTACCCAAAAAAAGGCGGATGAACTGATCGCCGAGATACGGGACCGATACAAGCTGAGTGAAGAGGAGGGGAAGATTTTCGTCGAACGGTTGCAGACGCTGGCCCAGGAGAGCAGGAACAAGGTCCGCGACATGTCCGAGAGCGAAATCAGGAAGACCATCGATCGCCTGGGGTTGGTATCCCGTGAGGAATTCGATCGCCTTGCCGCGCGCGTTCAACTTCTTGAAAACAAGTTCGAAGGACCATGTTCTCCTTCCTGA
- a CDS encoding AarF/ABC1/UbiB kinase family protein, translated as MFSFLKLPGNLRSIRRYVNIVRVLSSYGFDHFLEMLGLADLAARSRRLFQRERAAIRRLSAAERMRLALEELGPTFIKLGQILSTRPDVLPPAFISEFEKLQDNVPSFSFEEAKKQIENELGGPVGDFFSSIEPTALAAASIAQVHRATLKTGEAVVVKVRRPGVLELVESDISALMGLAHLAERHIPNSEVYDPVGIVREFSRTIRREMDFSREGHTIEKFRDNLAAADGLYFPRIYWAQTARGVLTLEYVEGLKVSDLSALDCGGYDRKLIARRGADAFLEMVLNHGFFHGDPHPGNVLIMPGNVVCLLDYGIVGRLDDELRNFLSDMLFAIVQRDIDEVVSLLFFAGDIPDTLNMRALKHDLLNFIDGYYEIPLQEIEVGRMLMEFIEIISLNRIRIQPDFMLLAKSLVVVEGMGRNLDPEFNMIDHLRPFMEKARLQKYSAKRITKDVNALLLSYLNLARNLPRDLQEIVNRINRNKFKIDLEHRGLDRFTTDFDRSVNRLSSSLILAALIIGSSIIMQTDKGPQLLGFPMWAFLGYTAAAVIGLWLVYGIIRSGRL; from the coding sequence ATGTTCTCCTTCCTGAAATTGCCAGGTAACCTGCGCAGCATCCGCCGATACGTAAATATCGTGCGGGTTCTGAGTTCCTATGGATTCGACCATTTCCTCGAAATGCTGGGACTGGCCGATCTGGCCGCCAGGAGCAGGAGGCTTTTCCAGAGGGAGCGGGCGGCGATCAGACGTTTGTCCGCAGCAGAACGCATGCGCCTTGCGCTTGAAGAACTCGGGCCGACCTTCATAAAGCTGGGGCAGATTCTTTCCACCCGACCGGATGTGCTGCCTCCGGCGTTTATCAGTGAATTCGAGAAGCTTCAGGACAATGTGCCGAGTTTCTCTTTCGAAGAGGCCAAAAAACAGATCGAGAACGAGCTTGGCGGACCGGTCGGAGATTTTTTTTCCTCCATTGAGCCGACTGCCCTGGCTGCCGCATCCATTGCCCAGGTGCATCGGGCTACTCTGAAGACGGGTGAGGCGGTCGTTGTAAAGGTTCGCCGCCCCGGCGTGCTGGAACTAGTGGAATCCGATATCAGCGCCCTGATGGGGCTTGCTCATCTGGCGGAACGGCATATACCCAACAGCGAGGTCTATGATCCGGTCGGCATTGTGCGGGAATTTTCCCGTACTATCCGCCGTGAAATGGATTTTTCCCGTGAAGGCCACACCATCGAAAAATTCCGGGATAATCTCGCTGCTGCAGATGGCCTGTATTTCCCCAGGATTTACTGGGCCCAGACTGCCCGCGGGGTTCTCACGCTTGAATATGTTGAAGGGCTCAAGGTCTCCGACTTATCCGCGCTCGACTGTGGCGGTTATGATCGGAAACTGATAGCGCGCAGAGGAGCGGATGCCTTCCTGGAAATGGTGCTTAACCATGGATTTTTCCACGGCGATCCGCATCCCGGCAATGTCCTGATCATGCCCGGCAATGTGGTCTGTCTGCTCGATTATGGCATCGTCGGCCGACTGGACGACGAACTTCGGAACTTTTTGAGCGACATGCTCTTTGCGATAGTGCAGCGCGACATCGATGAGGTAGTGTCACTGCTGTTTTTTGCCGGCGATATTCCCGATACCCTCAATATGCGTGCCTTGAAACATGATCTTCTGAACTTCATTGACGGATATTACGAGATTCCGCTTCAGGAGATCGAGGTAGGGCGTATGTTGATGGAATTCATCGAAATCATATCTCTTAACAGAATCCGCATTCAGCCTGATTTCATGCTGCTTGCCAAATCGCTGGTGGTCGTTGAGGGGATGGGGCGCAACCTCGATCCGGAGTTCAATATGATCGACCACCTCCGCCCCTTCATGGAAAAGGCCAGGCTACAAAAATACTCGGCGAAGCGCATTACCAAGGACGTCAACGCTCTGTTGCTCTCCTACCTGAACCTGGCCCGGAATCTGCCGCGCGATCTGCAGGAGATCGTCAACCGTATAAATCGCAACAAGTTCAAGATCGACCTGGAACATCGCGGTCTGGACCGCTTCACCACCGACTTCGATCGCTCCGTGAACCGCCTTTCCTCCAGTCTTATTCTGGCGGCGCTCATCATTGGCTCCTCGATCATCATGCAGACCGACAAGGGGCCGCAACTACTGGGATTCCCCATGTGGGCATTCCTAGGCTATACGGCAGCTGCGGTCATCGGACTCTGGCTGGTGTATGGCATCATTCGTTCCGGGAGGCTCTGA